In Streptomyces sp. TS71-3, the following proteins share a genomic window:
- a CDS encoding transglycosylase family protein, producing the protein MLLSGKGRHRRPSALNRTTRAVAIAGVAGAAVAAPLVSAGSASAATASEWDKVAQCESSGNWSINSGNGFSGGLQFTQSTWAAYGGTAYAPAAYQASKAQQIAVAEKVLAGQGKDAWPVCGTGLSNTPYNGGSASTGSGSGSAATPQTQNTASAKPTHEGSQHASRSQQRQTVTTPTGKKVKKGDGEYKVKKGDTLSDIAQDHHVKGGWHKLYKLNKDIVSNPSLIYPGQQLHLH; encoded by the coding sequence ATGCTGCTTTCCGGCAAGGGCCGGCACCGCCGCCCGTCCGCGCTCAACCGCACCACCCGTGCCGTCGCCATCGCCGGTGTCGCCGGTGCCGCCGTCGCCGCCCCGCTGGTCAGCGCGGGCAGCGCCTCCGCCGCCACCGCCTCTGAGTGGGACAAGGTCGCCCAGTGCGAGTCCAGCGGCAACTGGTCCATCAACAGCGGCAACGGCTTCTCCGGTGGGCTCCAGTTCACCCAGTCCACCTGGGCCGCGTACGGCGGCACCGCCTACGCGCCGGCTGCCTACCAGGCCAGCAAGGCCCAGCAGATAGCCGTCGCCGAGAAGGTGCTCGCCGGGCAGGGCAAGGACGCCTGGCCCGTGTGCGGCACCGGCCTGTCCAACACGCCGTACAACGGAGGCTCCGCCTCCACCGGTTCCGGCTCGGGCTCCGCCGCCACTCCGCAGACGCAGAACACCGCCTCCGCGAAGCCGACCCACGAGGGCTCCCAGCACGCCTCGCGCTCCCAGCAGCGCCAGACCGTGACGACGCCCACCGGCAAGAAGGTGAAGAAGGGCGACGGCGAGTACAAGGTCAAGAAGGGCGACACGCTCAGCGACATCGCCCAGGACCACCACGTCAAGGGCGGCTGGCACAAGCTGTACAAGCTGAACAAGGACATCGTCAGCAACCCGTCGCTGATCTACCCGGGCCAGCAGCTCCACCTGCACTGA